A DNA window from Bradyrhizobium barranii subsp. barranii contains the following coding sequences:
- the hemB gene encoding porphobilinogen synthase, whose product MAIKYGRPIELREVSRRDGASASPALDLAVRPRRNRKAEWARRMVRENVLTTDDLIWPLFLIDGNNKREQIASMPGVDRLSVDQAVREAERAMKLTIPCLALFPYTDPSLRDEEGSEATNPNNLVCQAVRAIKKEFPDIGILCDVALDPFTSHGHDGLISDGKILNDETVAVLVRQALVQAEAGCDIIAPSDMMDGRVAAIREGLDRSGLLDVQIMAYAAKYASAFYGPFRDAIGSAKTLTGDKRTYQMDSANTDEALREVDLDISEGADMVMVKPGMPYLDVVRRVKDTFAMPTFAYQVSGEYAMIAAAANNGWLDGERAMMESLLAFKRAGADGVLSYFAPKVAEKLRSQT is encoded by the coding sequence ATGGCGATCAAATACGGACGACCGATCGAATTGCGCGAGGTTTCGCGCCGGGATGGCGCCAGTGCCTCCCCTGCCCTCGATCTGGCCGTCCGCCCGCGCCGCAACCGCAAGGCCGAATGGGCCCGGCGCATGGTGCGCGAGAACGTGCTGACCACCGACGATCTGATCTGGCCGCTGTTCCTGATCGACGGCAACAACAAGCGCGAGCAGATCGCCTCGATGCCGGGCGTCGACCGCCTCAGCGTCGACCAGGCCGTGCGCGAGGCCGAGCGCGCCATGAAGCTCACCATCCCCTGCCTCGCGCTGTTTCCCTACACCGACCCGTCCCTGCGCGACGAGGAAGGCTCCGAGGCGACCAATCCGAACAACCTGGTCTGCCAGGCGGTGCGCGCGATCAAGAAGGAGTTTCCTGACATCGGCATCCTCTGCGACGTCGCGCTCGATCCCTTCACCAGCCACGGCCATGACGGCCTGATCTCCGACGGCAAGATTTTGAACGACGAGACGGTCGCGGTGCTGGTGCGTCAGGCGCTGGTCCAGGCCGAAGCCGGCTGCGACATCATCGCGCCCTCCGACATGATGGACGGCCGCGTCGCCGCGATCCGCGAGGGGCTGGACCGCTCTGGCCTGCTCGACGTGCAGATCATGGCCTATGCGGCCAAATACGCCTCCGCCTTCTACGGCCCGTTCCGCGACGCCATCGGTTCGGCCAAGACGCTGACCGGCGACAAGCGCACCTACCAGATGGACAGCGCCAACACCGACGAGGCGCTGCGCGAGGTCGATCTCGACATCTCCGAGGGCGCCGACATGGTGATGGTGAAGCCCGGCATGCCCTATCTCGACGTGGTCCGGCGCGTGAAGGACACCTTTGCGATGCCGACCTTCGCCTACCAGGTCTCCGGCGAATACGCGATGATCGCAGCGGCCGCCAACAATGGCTGGCTCGACGGCGAGCGCGCGATGATGGAGAGCCTGTTGGCGTTCAAGCGCGCCGGCGCCGACGGCGTGCTCAGCTATTTTGCGCCGAAGGTGGCGGAGAAGCTGCGGAGCCAAACGTAA
- a CDS encoding RDD family protein: MSYSDSGNAWRNDGAMQPHAFDPYLHPELFRGVATRRAFAFLIDMVVISVPVILGYIFIALFGIVTLGIGWALFWLAWPASVVWAIVYYGACIGGPSSATIGMRLMDLELRTWYGAPGYFVLGATHAVLFWVTVSFLTPFVVLVGLFNGRRRLLHDVVLGTVVINNSVRAPVPQAARTY; the protein is encoded by the coding sequence ATGTCGTATTCGGACTCGGGCAATGCCTGGCGCAATGACGGCGCCATGCAACCGCACGCCTTCGATCCCTATCTGCACCCGGAATTGTTCCGTGGCGTGGCAACGCGGCGGGCGTTCGCGTTCCTGATCGACATGGTCGTGATCTCCGTTCCCGTGATCCTCGGCTACATCTTCATCGCGCTGTTTGGCATCGTCACGCTCGGCATCGGCTGGGCGCTGTTCTGGCTGGCCTGGCCGGCCTCCGTTGTTTGGGCGATCGTCTATTACGGTGCCTGCATCGGCGGTCCGTCGTCCGCGACGATCGGCATGCGCCTGATGGATCTGGAGTTGCGCACCTGGTACGGCGCGCCCGGCTATTTCGTGCTCGGCGCCACCCATGCCGTGCTGTTCTGGGTGACGGTCTCGTTCCTGACACCTTTCGTGGTGCTGGTTGGGCTGTTCAACGGCCGCCGGCGCCTGCTGCATGATGTCGTGCTGGGAACGGTCGTGATCAACAATTCTGTCCGCGCGCCCGTGCCGCAGGCCGCAAGGACCTACTGA
- a CDS encoding arginyltransferase, which translates to MTQHSRDTPQFYLTAPSPCPYLPGRHERKVFTHLVGERAGDLNDLLTHGGFRRSQSIAYRPACDQCRACVSVRVVANEFRPSRNFRKVIARNADIIGEQRSAVPTSEQYSVFRAYLDSRHRHGGMADMTVLDYAMMVEDSHVETRIIEYRKRGPDSGITGRGEELIAVALTDVLSDGLSMVYSFFEPSQVSRSMGTFMILNHIARARRQGLPYVYLGYWIEGSKKMDYKARFLPQQRLAPSGWLRIDAQGDATSEPQD; encoded by the coding sequence TTGACCCAGCACTCGCGCGACACCCCCCAATTTTACCTCACGGCGCCCTCTCCCTGCCCGTATCTGCCGGGCCGGCATGAGCGCAAGGTGTTTACGCACCTCGTGGGGGAGCGCGCGGGCGACCTCAACGACCTCCTGACCCATGGCGGGTTCCGCCGCAGCCAGTCGATCGCCTACCGGCCGGCCTGTGACCAGTGCCGCGCCTGCGTCTCCGTCCGGGTGGTCGCCAACGAATTCCGCCCCTCCCGAAACTTCCGCAAGGTGATCGCGCGCAACGCCGACATCATCGGCGAGCAGCGCAGTGCGGTGCCGACCTCCGAGCAATATTCGGTGTTCCGCGCCTATCTCGACTCCCGCCACCGCCATGGCGGCATGGCCGACATGACCGTGCTCGATTACGCCATGATGGTCGAGGACAGCCATGTCGAGACCCGCATCATCGAGTACCGCAAGCGCGGCCCCGACAGCGGTATCACCGGCCGCGGTGAGGAGCTGATCGCGGTGGCGCTGACCGACGTGCTCAGCGACGGCCTCTCGATGGTCTATTCGTTCTTCGAGCCGAGCCAGGTCAGCCGGTCGATGGGCACCTTCATGATCCTCAACCACATCGCCCGCGCCCGCCGCCAGGGGCTGCCTTACGTCTATCTCGGCTACTGGATCGAAGGCTCGAAGAAGATGGACTACAAGGCCCGCTTCCTGCCGCAGCAGCGCCTCGCGCCGTCAGGTTGGCTGCGCATCGACGCGCAAGGTGACGCGACGTCAGAGCCGCAGGATTAG
- a CDS encoding Nramp family divalent metal transporter: MDARSPDLTQDAAGRRTDAPATKSLAEVNATIAIPTAGVWWRRFLAFVGPGYLVSVGYMDPGNWATDLAGGSKFGYTLLSVILLSNLMAILLQSLAARLGIVTDRDLAQACRATYSPAVNFLLWLACEAAIIACDLAEVIGTAIALKLLFGIPLIGGALLAALDAFLLLLLMNRGFRFLEAFVIAMLVVIAVCFVVQIVAAAPPMAEVLHGFMPKTEIFTNPEMLYIAIGIIGATVMPHNLYLHSSIVQTRAYERNDTGRREAIKWATTDSTIALMLALFINAAILVVAAATFHKSGHSDVAEIGQAFELLSPLLGLGIASTLFAIALLASGLNSTVTATLAGQIVMEGFLDLRLPSWARRLLTRGIAIVPVIVVTAIYGERGTADLLVFSQVVLSMQLPFAVIPLVRFVSDRRKMGKFAIPPYVAAIAWIVAGIIVILNVKLLVDTLFG, encoded by the coding sequence ATGGATGCCCGCTCCCCCGATTTGACCCAAGATGCCGCCGGCAGGCGCACTGATGCGCCTGCTACCAAGAGCCTCGCCGAGGTGAACGCCACGATTGCCATCCCCACGGCGGGGGTGTGGTGGCGGCGATTCCTCGCCTTTGTCGGCCCCGGCTATCTGGTCTCGGTCGGCTACATGGACCCCGGCAACTGGGCGACCGACCTCGCCGGAGGGTCGAAGTTCGGCTACACGCTGCTTTCGGTCATCCTGCTCTCGAATTTGATGGCGATCCTGCTCCAGTCGCTGGCGGCGCGGCTCGGCATCGTCACCGACCGCGACCTCGCGCAGGCCTGCCGCGCGACCTATTCGCCGGCGGTGAACTTCCTGCTCTGGCTCGCCTGCGAGGCGGCGATCATCGCCTGCGATCTCGCCGAGGTCATCGGCACAGCGATCGCGCTCAAACTGCTGTTCGGCATTCCCCTGATCGGCGGCGCGCTGCTGGCTGCGCTCGATGCGTTCCTGCTGCTGCTCCTGATGAACCGCGGCTTTCGCTTCCTCGAAGCGTTCGTCATCGCGATGCTTGTCGTGATCGCGGTCTGCTTCGTGGTCCAGATCGTGGCCGCCGCGCCACCGATGGCGGAAGTCCTGCACGGCTTCATGCCGAAGACCGAGATCTTCACCAATCCGGAAATGCTCTACATCGCGATCGGCATCATCGGCGCGACCGTGATGCCGCATAATCTCTATCTGCACTCCTCGATCGTGCAGACGCGTGCCTATGAGCGCAACGACACCGGCCGGCGCGAAGCGATCAAATGGGCGACGACGGACTCGACCATCGCCCTGATGCTGGCACTGTTCATCAATGCCGCGATCCTTGTCGTGGCAGCCGCGACCTTCCACAAGAGCGGCCATTCCGACGTCGCCGAGATCGGCCAGGCCTTCGAGCTGTTGTCGCCGCTGCTCGGCCTCGGTATCGCCTCGACGCTGTTTGCGATTGCGCTGCTCGCCTCGGGCCTGAACTCGACGGTGACAGCGACGCTCGCCGGCCAGATCGTGATGGAAGGTTTTCTTGACTTGCGTTTGCCGAGCTGGGCGCGGCGATTGCTGACGCGCGGCATCGCCATCGTTCCGGTGATCGTCGTCACCGCGATCTATGGCGAACGTGGCACAGCCGATCTGCTGGTGTTCAGCCAGGTCGTGCTGTCGATGCAGCTGCCCTTCGCCGTCATCCCGCTGGTGCGCTTCGTCTCGGATCGGCGCAAGATGGGGAAGTTCGCGATACCGCCATACGTCGCCGCGATCGCGTGGATCGTCGCGGGCATCATCGTGATTTTGAACGTGAAGTTGCTGGTGGATACGCTGTTCGGGTGA
- a CDS encoding MFS transporter produces the protein MSNPLRLPDTFNRLAWSNLAAQSAEQIALAAAPIVAVLTLGVAEGQTGLLQTALTLPFVLFAIPAGLLADRISRRSLMAGAEALRAVALAAIVLLLTLGAFNLPLLALLGFAAVCGTVVYSVAAPALVPSLVSAELLPSANARIELARTIAFASGPALGGALVGWWGASPAFGFAAALSAIAVVLLSGIYEPTRTPSPRRHPFQDIREGAAFVFHHPLLRPVFITQFIFNTGWFLQIAVFVPYAVRHLGLTAAGVGSVLTMYGVGMVIGALFATRVMKRIAFGTVVGLGPVTGFVAAVVMALTVLVPSPSLAALSFFLLGVGPILWVISTTTLRQSVTPPRLLGRVSAINIMSYGARPLGSALGAIVGGFWSAEACLYLAAAVFGVQALVIWLSPAVALDRQPAMVGDEVPARC, from the coding sequence ATGTCAAACCCGCTTCGCCTCCCCGACACCTTCAACCGCCTCGCCTGGTCCAACCTGGCGGCGCAATCGGCCGAGCAGATCGCGCTGGCCGCGGCCCCCATCGTCGCCGTGCTCACGCTGGGTGTTGCGGAAGGCCAGACCGGCCTGCTCCAGACCGCCCTCACCCTGCCCTTTGTCCTGTTCGCCATTCCGGCCGGCCTACTCGCCGACCGCATCTCCCGCCGCTCGCTGATGGCGGGTGCCGAAGCGCTGCGCGCGGTCGCGCTGGCGGCCATCGTGCTGCTGCTCACACTTGGCGCGTTCAATTTGCCGCTGCTGGCTCTGCTCGGCTTTGCCGCCGTATGCGGCACGGTCGTCTACAGCGTGGCGGCGCCGGCCCTGGTGCCCTCGCTGGTGAGCGCGGAGCTGTTGCCGTCGGCAAATGCCCGCATCGAACTCGCCCGCACCATCGCCTTTGCAAGCGGGCCTGCGCTCGGCGGCGCGCTGGTCGGCTGGTGGGGTGCGAGCCCGGCCTTCGGCTTCGCCGCGGCGCTCTCGGCCATCGCCGTCGTGCTGCTCTCCGGCATCTACGAGCCCACCCGGACTCCCTCGCCGCGGCGCCATCCGTTCCAGGACATCCGCGAGGGCGCGGCCTTCGTGTTCCACCATCCGCTGCTGCGGCCGGTGTTCATTACCCAGTTCATCTTCAACACCGGCTGGTTCCTCCAGATCGCCGTGTTCGTGCCGTATGCCGTGCGCCATCTCGGCCTGACGGCCGCAGGCGTCGGCAGCGTGCTGACGATGTACGGCGTCGGCATGGTGATCGGCGCGCTGTTCGCCACGCGCGTGATGAAGCGCATCGCCTTCGGGACGGTGGTCGGCCTTGGTCCGGTTACGGGTTTCGTCGCCGCGGTGGTGATGGCGCTGACGGTGCTGGTCCCCTCGCCCTCGCTCGCGGCCCTGAGCTTCTTCCTGCTCGGGGTCGGGCCGATCCTGTGGGTGATTTCGACCACGACCCTGCGCCAGTCCGTGACGCCGCCGCGCCTGCTCGGACGCGTCTCCGCCATCAACATCATGAGCTACGGCGCCCGCCCGCTCGGCTCGGCGCTGGGCGCGATCGTCGGCGGCTTCTGGAGCGCGGAGGCCTGCCTGTATCTCGCAGCCGCCGTGTTCGGCGTTCAGGCGCTGGTGATCTGGCTCTCTCCCGCCGTGGCGCTGGATCGGCAGCCGGCCATGGTGGGGGACGAAGTGCCGGCGCGGTGCTAG
- a CDS encoding IS630-like element ISRj1 family transposase has product MIPEAREVHLSRKDRKVLEACCRSPVTLQRDLKRARIVLLAADGRSTRSIAKEVGVQPRIVSLWRHRYADHGLEGLQDKPRPGKQPIYTKTTDKRILKLLDKPPPQGFARWTGPLLAEALGDVDVQYVWRFLRSHKIDLVARKSWCESNDPNFTAKAADVVGLYVAPPAKAIVLCVDEKPSIQALERAQGYLKLPNGRALTGQSHDYKRHGTTTLFAALEVATGKIIATNSKRRRRVEFLDFMNSVTAAFPNRKLHVILDNLNTHKKNEDWLKAHPNVQFHFTPTSASWLNQVEVWFSILQGQSLSGTSFTSLKQLQEHIDAYVNAYNDRAEPFVWTKKKVRQRRFKGRRITQL; this is encoded by the coding sequence ATGATACCCGAAGCAAGAGAAGTCCACCTTTCGAGGAAAGATCGCAAGGTGCTTGAGGCGTGCTGTCGCTCACCGGTGACGTTGCAGCGCGATTTGAAGCGGGCGCGGATAGTTCTGTTGGCGGCGGATGGGCGCAGCACCCGGTCGATCGCCAAGGAAGTTGGGGTCCAGCCGCGGATTGTCAGCCTTTGGCGGCATCGCTATGCCGACCATGGCCTTGAAGGGCTGCAAGACAAGCCGCGGCCTGGCAAGCAGCCGATCTATACGAAGACGACCGACAAGCGGATTCTGAAGCTGCTGGATAAGCCGCCACCGCAAGGGTTTGCGCGCTGGACCGGCCCCCTGCTGGCCGAGGCGCTGGGCGATGTCGATGTCCAATATGTCTGGCGGTTCCTGCGCAGCCACAAGATTGACCTGGTGGCTCGCAAGTCCTGGTGCGAGAGCAACGACCCGAACTTTACGGCCAAAGCCGCCGATGTTGTCGGCCTCTATGTCGCGCCGCCGGCGAAGGCCATTGTGCTGTGCGTGGACGAGAAGCCCTCGATCCAGGCTTTGGAGCGAGCGCAGGGTTATCTGAAGTTGCCCAATGGCCGCGCCTTAACCGGCCAAAGCCACGATTACAAGCGGCATGGCACCACAACATTGTTTGCGGCGCTCGAAGTCGCCACCGGAAAGATCATCGCGACCAATTCAAAACGCCGGCGCCGCGTCGAGTTTCTCGATTTCATGAACAGCGTCACCGCGGCTTTTCCGAACCGCAAGCTTCACGTCATCCTCGACAACCTCAACACCCATAAAAAGAACGAGGACTGGCTCAAGGCCCACCCCAACGTGCAATTTCATTTCACGCCGACAAGTGCGTCATGGCTCAATCAGGTCGAAGTATGGTTTTCCATCTTGCAGGGGCAGTCGCTCAGCGGCACCTCCTTCACGAGCCTCAAGCAGCTTCAGGAACACATCGATGCCTACGTCAACGCATACAACGACAGAGCCGAGCCCTTCGTCTGGACCAAGAAAAAGGTCCGTCAACGCCGTTTCAAAGGCCGCCGTATCACTCAGCTCTGA
- the pdxR gene encoding MocR-like pyridoxine biosynthesis transcription factor PdxR, whose protein sequence is MKSRQSWAELYSFSVDRTAEAPVFRQIYLELRSAILSGALRPAAKLPSTRDLAAQLGVSRTAVVSAFEQLLAEGYAFGRKGAGTYVASDLPEPFAAPHGRKTRTAPAAAGVASFHGLGDFVDVTTQNDERPFNLGRTLLDARSAELWRKLTARTLRSFERHHLGYGDPRGLLELRKSVCDYLRAARGVRCEVDQIVITAGTQQAVDIVARVMPGPDKEVWIEDPGYTLTRLTLAASGAKVCAIPVDQHGVNVTEGIRRAPKARAVFITASHQFPTGVPLSMARRLELFAWARESGAWIIEDDYASEFRYGGRPLASLQGLDEAGRVIYVGTLNKALFPELRLGYAVLPHPLVRNFVAARYLIDRQPSSLCQSVAAAFMEEGHFAAHIRRMREVYRRQRDTLVAALRRRLGDHLSVEPPDQGMHLVAYTRRGLSDVKIERAARDHGVTVRAMSRHYIEAPAQSALMLGFSGYPQQTIAPAVARLARAIAADCVPD, encoded by the coding sequence GTGAAGAGCAGGCAGAGCTGGGCAGAACTCTATTCCTTCAGCGTCGACCGTACTGCGGAGGCGCCGGTATTCCGCCAAATCTACCTCGAACTACGATCGGCAATTCTGTCCGGAGCGCTTCGTCCGGCGGCCAAGTTGCCCTCGACGCGCGACCTTGCGGCGCAGCTCGGCGTCTCGCGTACCGCGGTTGTTTCGGCTTTCGAGCAGCTGCTGGCCGAAGGTTATGCCTTCGGCCGGAAGGGGGCGGGGACTTACGTTGCGTCCGATCTGCCTGAACCGTTTGCCGCGCCTCATGGCCGCAAGACGCGGACGGCACCGGCCGCGGCAGGCGTGGCCTCCTTTCACGGCCTCGGCGATTTCGTCGATGTGACGACGCAGAATGACGAGCGTCCCTTCAACCTGGGTCGCACGCTGTTGGATGCACGTAGCGCCGAATTGTGGCGCAAACTGACGGCGCGCACGCTGCGATCGTTTGAGCGACATCATCTCGGCTATGGCGATCCGCGTGGTTTGCTGGAGCTGCGCAAGTCGGTTTGCGACTATCTTCGGGCCGCACGCGGCGTGCGCTGCGAGGTCGACCAGATCGTGATCACCGCCGGCACGCAGCAAGCCGTGGACATCGTCGCACGTGTCATGCCCGGGCCGGACAAGGAGGTCTGGATCGAAGACCCCGGCTATACCCTGACCCGTCTTACGCTCGCTGCGTCGGGCGCGAAGGTTTGCGCCATCCCGGTTGACCAGCACGGCGTCAACGTCACGGAAGGGATCCGCCGCGCCCCGAAGGCGCGCGCAGTTTTCATAACGGCCTCGCATCAGTTTCCGACAGGCGTTCCCCTGTCGATGGCGCGCCGCCTCGAACTTTTCGCCTGGGCCCGCGAGTCCGGCGCCTGGATCATCGAGGACGATTACGCCAGCGAATTCCGCTACGGCGGCCGTCCCCTCGCTTCGCTTCAGGGCCTGGATGAGGCCGGCCGGGTCATTTACGTCGGAACGCTCAACAAGGCGCTCTTCCCCGAACTGCGGCTTGGCTACGCCGTGCTGCCACACCCGCTGGTGCGGAATTTCGTTGCCGCGCGCTATCTGATCGACCGTCAACCGTCGAGCCTCTGCCAGTCCGTTGCTGCGGCCTTCATGGAGGAGGGGCATTTCGCAGCCCACATCCGCAGAATGCGGGAAGTCTACCGCCGCCAGCGCGATACCCTCGTTGCGGCACTGAGGCGGCGCCTGGGCGACCATTTGTCGGTCGAGCCGCCGGACCAGGGCATGCACCTGGTTGCCTACACGCGACGGGGACTTTCCGACGTGAAGATCGAACGGGCCGCTCGCGACCACGGCGTCACCGTTCGCGCGATGAGCCGCCACTATATCGAGGCGCCGGCGCAGTCGGCGCTGATGCTGGGCTTTAGCGGCTACCCGCAGCAGACCATTGCGCCGGCGGTTGCCCGATTGGCGCGGGCCATCGCCGCTGATTGCGTACCGGACTAG
- a CDS encoding pyridoxamine 5'-phosphate oxidase family protein produces MSSPQIRREDRAMSQERILEMLARGYAGHLATVSEDGFPYCIPLLYLWLDGEVYLHTTAARGHLRANIERDPRVCIEIDEHEGVFDYGRFECDSGLAYRSICLFGRIRVVGDTGIKQRFCETLMAKYGKPDTTRPKGFFPRLDIITVYAVAIERMTGKETSMPPLSEQWPAKDRTKTPNVSAPAIRR; encoded by the coding sequence ATGAGTTCACCGCAAATCCGTCGCGAGGACCGCGCCATGTCGCAGGAGCGGATCCTGGAGATGCTGGCACGCGGATATGCTGGCCATCTTGCGACAGTCAGCGAGGACGGCTTTCCCTACTGTATCCCGCTCCTCTATCTCTGGCTCGACGGTGAGGTGTATCTGCACACGACGGCCGCCCGGGGACATCTGCGCGCAAACATCGAGCGAGATCCCCGCGTCTGCATCGAGATCGATGAGCACGAAGGTGTCTTCGACTATGGCCGGTTCGAATGCGATTCCGGTCTCGCCTATCGAAGCATATGCCTGTTCGGCCGCATCAGGGTCGTGGGCGACACGGGCATCAAGCAGCGGTTCTGCGAAACGTTGATGGCCAAATACGGCAAGCCAGACACGACGCGACCGAAGGGGTTCTTCCCGCGGCTCGACATCATCACCGTCTACGCCGTCGCAATTGAGCGCATGACCGGCAAGGAGACTTCGATGCCGCCGCTTTCCGAACAATGGCCCGCCAAGGATCGAACGAAAACGCCCAATGTCTCGGCCCCTGCGATCCGCCGCTAA
- a CDS encoding adenylate/guanylate cyclase domain-containing protein gives MQLTSRLALMNWLTGQGLTGLLENELLRGFCERCRAEGLELSRGLVVIDTLHPIYEGRGFRWSDRPSNESDAFEYGSTAEGDAARSWRRSVFFHMLEHGNDEMVIDLADAPSMDFSQIGELAEKGHKHYLAFVHRFGENGALGLMDCLYSCWTTRRDSGFSEPELEALRDLVPVLGLAIKSAQQVDIARTLGRVYLGRDASAQVLGGRITRGVTERINAVLWYSDLRGSTGISESIGPDEIIPFLNDYAQAVIDAIHDAGGDVLKLIGDGVLAMFWGEDMSDARRAALRAEHLFRKNVAALNKRREADGRPTTSAYIGLHVGEVFYGNIGSADRLDFTVVGPTVNEVSRIASMSRSVDRELLASAEFYKGLDATGRRYLVSTGRYALRGIGRAQDLYTLDPEVDTSEPVTGSYERYLAN, from the coding sequence ATGCAATTGACCTCGCGCCTCGCGCTGATGAACTGGCTGACCGGCCAGGGGCTCACGGGCCTGCTCGAAAACGAGCTGCTCCGCGGCTTCTGCGAGCGCTGCCGCGCCGAAGGGCTGGAACTCTCGCGCGGGCTCGTCGTGATCGACACGCTGCATCCGATCTATGAGGGCCGCGGCTTCCGCTGGAGCGACCGTCCCAGCAACGAGAGCGACGCGTTCGAATACGGCTCGACTGCCGAGGGCGACGCGGCCAGGAGCTGGCGCCGCTCGGTGTTCTTCCACATGCTCGAGCACGGCAACGACGAGATGGTGATTGATCTCGCCGATGCGCCCTCGATGGATTTCTCGCAGATCGGCGAGCTCGCGGAAAAAGGCCACAAGCACTATCTCGCCTTCGTGCATCGCTTCGGCGAGAACGGCGCGCTCGGCCTGATGGATTGCCTCTATTCCTGCTGGACCACGCGCCGCGACAGCGGCTTCTCCGAACCCGAGCTCGAAGCTCTGCGCGATCTCGTGCCGGTGCTGGGGCTCGCGATCAAGTCGGCGCAGCAGGTCGACATCGCGCGAACCCTCGGCCGCGTCTATCTCGGCCGCGATGCCTCCGCGCAGGTGCTGGGCGGGCGCATCACGCGCGGCGTCACCGAGCGCATCAACGCCGTGCTGTGGTATTCGGATTTGCGCGGCTCGACCGGGATCAGCGAGAGCATCGGCCCCGACGAGATCATCCCGTTCCTCAACGACTATGCCCAGGCCGTGATCGACGCGATCCACGATGCCGGCGGCGACGTCCTGAAGCTGATCGGCGATGGCGTGCTCGCGATGTTCTGGGGGGAGGACATGTCGGACGCGCGGCGCGCTGCGCTGCGCGCTGAGCATCTGTTCCGCAAGAACGTCGCTGCGCTGAACAAGCGGCGGGAGGCCGACGGCCGTCCCACGACGTCGGCCTATATCGGCCTGCATGTCGGCGAGGTCTTTTACGGCAATATCGGCAGCGCGGACCGGCTCGACTTCACCGTCGTCGGCCCCACCGTCAACGAGGTCAGTCGCATCGCCTCGATGAGCCGCTCGGTCGACCGCGAGCTGCTGGCCTCGGCCGAGTTCTACAAGGGCCTGGACGCCACCGGCCGTCGCTACCTCGTCTCCACCGGACGCTACGCGCTGCGCGGCATCGGCCGCGCGCAGGACCTCTACACGCTCGATCCTGAGGTCGATACGAGCGAGCCGGTGACCGGGAGCTACGAGCGATATCTGGCGAATTAG